A stretch of the Chlorobiota bacterium genome encodes the following:
- a CDS encoding sulfurtransferase, which produces MAHSEGFLKIVDEAKAHINEVTPEQTYNKIKLGSNFILVDVREDNEWKEGYIINAIHIGKGVIERDVESKIEDKNSEIILYCGGGFRSALAASTLVQMGYTNVSSMSEGWRGWNEKEYDIVKKDI; this is translated from the coding sequence ATGGCTCATTCAGAAGGATTCCTTAAAATAGTAGATGAAGCAAAAGCTCATATCAATGAAGTTACACCAGAACAAACTTATAATAAAATTAAATTAGGTTCGAATTTTATTTTAGTTGATGTTAGAGAAGATAATGAATGGAAAGAAGGATACATAATTAATGCAATTCATATTGGAAAGGGAGTAATTGAAAGAGATGTGGAATCTAAAATCGAAGATAAAAATTCAGAGATAATATTGTATTGTGGGGGTGGCTTCAGATCTGCTTTAGCCGCATCAACACTTGTTCAGATGGGATATACAAATGTATCATCTATGTCAGAAGGTTGGCGTGGTTGGAACGAAAAAGAGTATGATATTGTAAAAAAAGATATTTAA
- the ndk gene encoding nucleoside-diphosphate kinase yields MERTLCILKPDAVKKNVIGQILTMTTEAGFKIIGMKMIHLSERISGMFYEVHKERPFYTDLCSFMSSGEVVVVALEKDNAVADWRTLIGATDPIEAAEGTIRKNFASSKGENAVHGSDSVENANNEISFFFAKSELV; encoded by the coding sequence ATGGAAAGGACACTTTGTATTCTAAAACCAGATGCTGTTAAAAAAAATGTAATTGGTCAGATATTAACAATGACAACAGAAGCAGGATTCAAGATAATAGGTATGAAAATGATTCATTTATCAGAACGAATTTCTGGTATGTTTTATGAAGTTCATAAGGAAAGACCATTCTATACAGATCTATGTTCGTTTATGTCTAGTGGGGAAGTTGTAGTAGTTGCACTTGAAAAAGATAATGCAGTTGCAGATTGGAGAACTTTAATTGGAGCTACTGACCCTATTGAAGCAGCTGAGGGGACAATTCGTAAAAACTTTGCTAGTAGTAAAGGTGAAAATGCAGTTCATGGTTCTGACTCAGTAGAAAATGCGAATAATGAAATATCTTTTTTCTTTGCAAAAAGTGAACTTGTATAA